The DNA sequence ATAGGGGTCTTCCAGGGTTTGCCACGAAGGTAAGAAAATCCACCTTGAATTCAAATTAAAGCTGAAGATACAACTAATGCATTCCAAAATTGCATTACGCcacctgcgccacaacttagacctggtTTCACCTGCTCTAAAGTCTATTTTCATTGACCTAgtgcagtccaaaaaaaaaacaattgaagtTCACCTGTAAAAGGTATTTTGGATTTTACGATGAAATTTCCCCTGAAAGTCCCAGCACCCCAAAAACGTTTTGTGAATAGTGTGTaccttaaatataaaaaaaagcatGTGATTTATTCAGGGTGAAAAAGGAGAGCCTGGTGTCATCCTGGGTTCGGATGGGAGACCTCTGTACCAGGCGGGCCTGACAGGAAAACCGGTAACTATACAAAAAGCAGTAACTAACATAgacatgatttaaaaaacacTTTGCGTTCTGTCCACAGGGAGATATCGGACCCCCGGGCCCAGTTGGACCTCCAGTAAGTATAACTACCGTACAGTATACATATTTTCTGCACACATTGTAGattcttttgcatttttttgtgtggcaCAAACCGGTAATTGTTTTTTCTGCAGGGCCCTTATGGCCCTTCAGGTCAAAAAGGAGAAATTGGACTTCCAGGTAGACCAGTGAGTATTTAATctgcttttatttcatttattagtTTTTATTCAGCAACATACAGAAGTTAACAAAAATGAGCACATTTGTGTAAATATCAATATGctcaatgtattttattttgtagggTCGACCGGGACTGAACGGCATTCAAGGAGAAAAAGGCGAGCCGGGCGGCGGGTTCGGTACCACATACCAAGTGAGTATATTTTCATTCGGTGATTCAGGAGGACTGGAACTTTGTCAATTAAAGTAACCGAGCCACGTTTTGATGCAGGGTCCCCCAGGTCCCCCTGGCCCACCTGGACCTCCTGGACCAGTATCCAGAGTAAGTTCACATGTAAATGCTGAAGTAGGAAAAATTTTTCAAGACCTTCATAGTCATCATTCCTGCGGCTTTGTCATTCTAGGCTTATGATGACTATTCCAGGTATTATCCAGGTGAGTTTGCAACACAGTCAGTTGTCTTCTGAATTGTCTGGATCAACTTACAGCCGCTGTTCTTTCTGTTGTAGATAGCAAAGGAGAGAAAGGTGACCCCGGGACCCCCGGATTACCCGGCATACCAGGTAAGGCATCTCGCCACTGGACTTCAAACATGTTCTTGTTGCGTTTGGACCAAGTGTAAGATGATCTTGCTTACAATTCAGGTGCCGGGACAAACTTTGACATTTATGCCTTTAAGGTAAGACTCCTCTTTTGAATGAAATGCATAAACTTTGGATATTTCACAATGATTCTCTGTCTAGAATGAATTGAAGGGTGAAACGGGTTTGAAAGGAGAGAAAGGAGAACCAGGCGGCGGCCATTACGACCCACGATATGGAGGAAGCGGAATAGGAGCACCGGGAGTCCCCGGACCTCCAGTGAGATCATAATACTGTAGTTATAATTTGGGACGAAGCTCAGGAAATATTTATAGATTACACATCACTTTCAAGCTCAGGATTAGTTTATTATATTAGTTAAAATTGTACGGCTAATTTTGATAGCAAATGATCATTTTGATGTCACAAAAGGACTTGACTCACCACTTTACCATCAGGGCCCCAGAGGGGACTCTATTCGCGGCCCACCGGGTCCTGAAGGGCCACCCGGTCCACCAGGCAGAGGCTACGACGGCCGCCCTGGACCACCAGGGCCACCTGGACCCCCTGGCGTCGCCTCCTTCCCCGGACCTCATCGAGGCACGCATAGTgagttggaaaaacaaaaacgagTCGACTGTACGTACTTGCTGCTTTCAATGTTTCGTTGCCTCTTGAATAACAGCTATCAGCATTCCTGGACCACCTGGGCCACCTGGAGTACCCGGAACACCTGGACATGCTTCTGGGGTGAGCAATTCAGAAAATGACCTCCAAATTCTGTGGTTGGACTGGTTTATTTAAGGAATTCATTAAGTTGGTTCCGCCTTAATGTAAGATGATGATGGAAGAGTTTTTATATGGACATGCAGGTAACAGTGTTGCAGTCCTATGACATCATGACAGCCACCGCTAGAAGACAACCTGAGGGTTCTCTGGTCTACATCATAGACCGTACAGATCTTTATCTACGAGTCAGAGATGGGGTTCGTCAAATCCAGGTACGAGGGGCTCTTCTTTGCAAAAAGTATCAGAGAAGCAGCAAACTCATGAATGTCCTTCCGTTTTTTTTCAGCTTGGGGGCTATATTCCATTACCAAGTGTAGATGTGAGTGTCCTGCCcgttttttcaaaatttgtatTTTACCGTGATGTCGCAAGGACTTCCGGGTGGCAAAAATTCCAATGGCACCAGGAGTAGACAAAGCCTCCTATGTCATTGAACCAAGACGAAGCCATTGAGAAAACGGGATAAATGGCTGGCACAAGCTAGGCTAGCATGCTAGCTATAATGCATTTTGAAATTACAACACTTGCCACCATTTTGAAATGAGCAGTATCTCACTCTGGTTTTACCACACGGATGTGCCCCGATGTCCATCATCCTGAAAAGTTCCTTAAAGAAGCTTTTAAATATCCAATGAACTAATTTGCAGGTTAATGAGGTTGCAGCCGTGGAGCCGCCACCGGTCGTTCCGTATCCCCCACACAGCAGCTCCAACGACTCCCACAGGCAATCGGAGAGGCCAGAGCAAGTTAACCCGGACCGTATATCTCAGCCCGACCCACGTCACTCAGGCCAGCCGTACTATCCGTACCAAACAAACCCCGACGGCAGAGACCAGACCCTTCCCGATGGCAGATACCGCCCTGACACAAGGCATACAGCTCAGCCAGAGCCGCGATACCCTGTCCCAACGGACCCCAGATACCCCAGTTACACAGACCGGGTCAATAACCAAGATGGCCGATACTACGCTGTGACCCCTCAGCGAAGGCCTGCCCCACCCGTGGTCCAGAATCCCGTCCACCGTCACACATCTGGTCCAGGGGTAAGGAGAAGCCATGGTTTGTTAGCTGTCACTTGCGTCTTATTGAACGTTTTGGGGTTTCTCCAGCTCCATCTCATCGCCTTGAACCAGCCCCAGACGGGATCTATGAAGGGCATCCGAGGCGCCGACTTCCTGTGCTTCAGCCAGGCTCAAAGCATCGGAATGAAGGGAACCTTCCGGGCCTTCTTGTCCTCCAGACTCCAAGATCTCCAGAGCATTGTCCGCAGAGCTGACAGAGATCACATGCCAATAGTCAACTTGAAGGTAgatgaaatacaaaaaaatgaaaataaccaCTTAGTTGCATATCGTGTATTATTGGTCAACATGACTCtgctttttaaatgtaaaacttggccgccccccaccaacatttttttttttgtctcatcagGATGAGGTTTTGTTTGACAACTGGGATTCGATCTTCAACGGCGCCACCATCAAGGAGAATGTCCCGATTTACTCTTTTGATGGAAAAGATGTTCTCCGCGACAGCACATGGTACGTCCCAGTCAAAAACATCATGTTTAAATTTTGTTGGTTATTAATCAGGATTGCGAACAATTAATCTtcaataaaattttaaaaattaaacttCAATCAAATTTGAAGTTGGTCAGTTTTGCAGTTGTAAAAAATGTCACTCCAGTATTTCACAACAACGAACAAATTGTCCCTTGTATGTTGTGCTAATTAGCATTGTTGTCAATCATTTAAAATCTTGAGtatttccatttttaatttctgtcttcggctgaaaaaaaatctataatttTTTAAAGTTTAGGTGAGCTTgaattctaatttttttttttttttttttttgggcatttgACAGGCCTGAGAAGATGATGTGGCACGGCTCGGTCAGCAACGGTCAGCGGGAGGTGGACGCTTTCTGCGAGTCGTGGCGCATGAATAGTCACGTACTCACCGGCAAGGCGTCCTCGCTGCAGAGCGGCAGTCTGCTCCAGCAGACTTCTAGCAGCTGCTCCAACTCCTACGTGGTGCTGTGCGTGGAGAACAGCTACATCGGCCATAGCAGGAGATAAACGCACGCGTTGGGACTATCAATTTGACTGCCATGACATCATTTCTTTTTCAAGTAGGTTAAATGGTGCTAAACAAAATGATCGTCTATGTCAAATAAGAATTTCAGGTGGCTCCAAGAAGATTTAAAAATAGCTTACAgctctgggggggaaaaaaagataacAGACCATTGCATAAATATTAGTTTCTCTGATTTTGCTATTTACAGGTACCGTAAGTCTTGGAGTGGAAgcaaaaatttatttttattctgtaaACTACTATGAACATAattcccaaatttcaaaatgttaTTTGCAGAAAATGACAAATAGTCAAAATACCAAAAATAGTCCAGATTCTTTatatttgtgtctttttcttttttcctttttttccagaGCTATAAATGTAAGGAATTGGAAAAAGTACTTGAACAAGAAAAGCAATTTGTATGATTCAGcagtcaaggaaaaaaaacattgtatgcAATAACAGggctatttttattatttttttatgagtgcctttttctttttttactcttgtcttcaaacaaaaacaaatcccaAATGTATTCAGCTGTGGATCATCATTACCAGGCTGATGATaaaattgaaacaaaatatgTAAACATATGAAAGCTCTGTTTCTCTAATAGCAACAGTAAACACACTCCAGTTACCAGTTAGTGACACATTGTCGCACATGCATGCAAAAACTGCACAATCTTGGTCATATTTTGAAAACAACGAGTATCGAGATTGGTGCCTGGGTTTCAAATGGACCACAGTAAAGTGgttgtggaaaaaaatgcatgGCAGGGGAGTTGACTGCTTGTGATCAATAATTCTTAATATGCCACTTATCAAACCGAATTATTGATGCCATTTTATAATTAGAGGCCGATTCTACAGAAAATGTGAATAGTTACCGTATTTTGAATATTCATTCAACCTCTGCTTGTGACAAAACACTTGATTTGAATTAAAATGTGTTTGCCAATACCCACTGTCCCTGACCTTTCTACTCTTCCACAAGCAAAAGGTCACTGGGTTCTTGGTGAAATTAATCACCTGCATTTACTGATCTGAAAATGTGTGCAAGAGTGAGCTCTCTTACTTTCTCCCTTTTGGAAACTGGGCCAGTTAACACGAAAACCAAAGGCTAGACCGGCCACGGTGAGAGAGAATTGACAATGGATATATTGATAGTAAAACGCTGGAAATTGAGCCACCAAGCAGAACACGACAACGTGGAAGTCGAACAAAGAgaagatttgtgtgtgtgtcgaggGAAGACTTGCAGAGTACTGGGGTTACCGCAATAGGCGATCTTTGACTGTGGGCGTCGCTGAAGTGACAGGAAGTAGCTTCTGCTGATATTTGCTCGTCCCTTTTCTTTGAAGAACAAGCAGCAAGCGGTAAATGTCTCCAAACAGTACATCTGCATTACACTAAAGTTTATAAAGCGTTTATTacgtatatgtatttttttcgcAAGTAATGTCTGATTGCGTCGTTTTTGCGCTGACGGGCTAGCTTCTAGGCGGCTAAACGCATTAGCAAGGCATTGTTACACATATCGCCTCTGTAATAGTGTATTTACCTATTGTCACAGCTATTGCGATTAAATTGTGTTTTCGTTAGTATTGTCTACTCTTTTTCGATTGTAGTTTTCGTGGAAATGTTCGATTATTTCACCCAGTCAAAATTAAATGAACCGAAACTGATTTCACCATATTATGTAATTACACGTTAGTACATGAGTGCATTTTCCCTAACGCCGGAAAACGTATTTTTTTCACGACATATATTTTGCTTtccttcattcatttattcatcgaTTACAATGATGAACGTATTCTTGGGCAGGGAAGCTTGATAAATCGCCGACAGGGGGCGCCTGTTGCGCTACCATTGCGTAATGTAACGACAATAAAAAATACTCCATCGCCGGCCGACTTTGATGTAATATGGGCTGGGCCAGGGCTTATGTTTCACTCTTACTATACATCTATATCATTTATGTAGCAATATTGTATTTAGATTTATCTAATTATTAAATGCCTAATTTGGTCTCAGATTTATTTCCACTATGAGTGCTGTTGTACCCAACCATCGAAGGACTAAGCCAGGAGGTAAGAATACAAATAACTACATTTTCTGACATTCAGTTTGGTTCAAATCAAGATTTTCAATTTATTGCAGGCATCAAGCCTGGAGCGGCATCCACTGGTGTGACCGGACCAACGTCTCAGATTCCCGGTCTGTCTCAGACTGCTGACGAAAGCACAGCAGTGGAGAGGGTCACCGGCCGGCGTGTTGGAATcctcgagtctgactcggactatGTCAAGCTTGCTAAGCAAGGCGGACATAAAGGTCTTCATAATTCAGTGACTATATTATGTGTGATGGGATGTTTTCAAATGAGATCATTCGGGTGCCGCAGGCCTGTTGAGCCATGACAACGATGAGGATGACAAGCCCAAGGCAGCCTACAGTCCCAACAACTGGTTTTCAGGTGATGACTCCAACAGGTAAATGAAATTATTCATATTAAAGAATATTAATCATACACATTCTTTTTTGGGTCTATATAAAAATTGTATGATCTTCTACGATGCATTGTCACATCACACTGAGATGGAGAACAAAAGCCTTTTCACACCTTGTCGTCGTGCAATCGTTGTGCACGTTGATGACATTTCCGAGGTGCCGAACGCGAAGCGCGGCTCATGCTATGTGACGGTGGTTTTGTATTCACAGCAGCAGCAAAGCAACATCTCCCAACGGCCAGGCCAAGGGCGGCAAGCAGCCGTTGCTTGCACCGTTTGGCACTGATAACAGTTCATCCTGGGAAAGAGACCCCCATATAGTTACTCATGATAAAGATAAGGTGAAGACAGCAAAAGAGTCgccattttttttgtccctgcttttttatttttttttttaaactgatttgtttattttttatttatttttattttttatttaactttctatttatgtatttatttatctatttatttatttatttatttgggttatgCAGGTTtgcttcttcatcatcatcatcctcacagGCTTCCCATTAATTTTCATGTGTAGTCTGTCATTTCATCATCCGTGATCCATCTCATGCGTTTCACCCAAACGCTTGCGCTATAAGCCGGCTAACCATTTCCGTCCTGCAGATGTCTCCTGATGGCACCGCAGCTCAGCTGGAGGGGCTGTCTGTGAGCAACAAGTACAAGAGAACGTGAGTACGTCCCACAACAAGACGGATGGAGGTGACGGGATGAAGCTTTCACGGGAAGTTTTGACTTTGTCTGTTTTCTGCGTAGGTCTCACGATAAGCAAATGCCCCCGGTCAGCATGACCAAGCTGCTGAGTCACGGCTACGTGGAGGACAAAAAGAAGTCTCCCAATGATGACGACGCCTCAAGTATGACATGCATCCGAGACATATTGGGCCTGATTTACTAAGATGCCAAATAGTGATTTATTAAGATTTCCATCTTTTACTAAAATGCCATATAGTGGGCTCTTAATGTGCACGTGGGATAAATATAGGTGGCGTATTTGAATGAGAATTTGGAGCTGGTTTGCTCTGTTGCTTTTCTTTTCAGCATAAAAAATTTAGTGGTTTGAAGTGAAGAAATCTGAAGTCACATTTTGGTGACTTTtatattttttccaaaaatcTCTACTCTTGGTCAGTTCGGACGTGTGGGTGTTACTTTTATAAATTATTGACCATtctaaagtgttgaaaatggcttgctctttttttaatcatatgATCTTAGTGGTTGAATAAACCCGCCATTTTGGGGGTTTCCTGAAAAGTCAGGATTTTGGAGATACTAGCTTAGTCCGTAAATCAGGTTAATGATGTGTGCTTGTTGGTGTGAGCCACTGTGATTTCCTGCaaatgatgttttttgtttgtttgttttgtttgtgtgcggTTGTTCTGCAGGCGTGACCTCGGAGCAAACTAGCACCGTTGCAACGGAGGATGTGGATGACCTTGATTAGTGTGTCGAGCAGCTGTTCCCACGTTCACtggctcttcttcttcttcatccacTGACTGTTTGTGCTCAAGTTTATGCATTGGGATGAGCCCTTCCTTTGGTTTGCTTTCGTTTGTATAAAGCATTTAATTGAGTAGATGTGAtgatgatgttttgtttttgtattgcaATTCCTCAACTTGGAAAGTAACTCGGGAGCCGTGTCCAAAACTAATCTCGTCAAATGTTTCTGTGCTTTTGACCTGCTCAGTTTGCCGGCCTAACTGTATGAGGATTGAGCAAGTTGGTTCTTGATGTGTTGTGCTAATTTATTTGCGATAAAAGTGAAGTCAAAATATGTCTATTTGAGCTTCCAATGCGAGCTGATCGCAAAGCCACTGCTACAAAGTGATGTTTAGATTACAGTTCTGCAAAATATTAGTTTAATGCTATATTCACCGGGTATCTCTCTCATGTTCTGTCTGTAAGCGGAATAAAAATAACTCAAATTGCAGTTTTTCATGTGCCTGTGCCAAATTCTCCATGGCGACATTCTGTTACTTGCTTCCTAATATTTGTCAAACCAACAATCTCTATCTCATGACTAACCTAACATCGCACCACTCTAAACTGGAAAGAAGCCAACTGTACAAATACTTAGCCGGCCCCAAAACATTCTTGGTTTTCTCACTTTTAGTGATGGAAAAATGAGGGTTCAAatgtgcttcatgaaccagttgttgtatttctTGACTCCACTAGATGGTGCTGTTGGTTTAAAGAAGTCTGTACTTTCAGCACCACCTAAATGAGTCAAAAAatgcaactggttcatgaagcaaatttgaagcttcatttcacTATCATCAATGTACAAACCTGACAGTGATGCAAAAATTAAGATCCTACCAAGACAAAAAGGGGGTCGGGGTACTTTTTGAAGGCAGTCTTAAACACAAATACCATTTATTGGAAGTGTAATATTATTAATAGCTGCATCTGTATGACATGTTGCTGTTCATGTGTATCGCCAGATGAACTCCTAACAAGTTGGCGCTAACCAAAGTGGGTAACTTGTAAGTTTATCCATCAGTGGGCTTTGATCAGCCAACACTGGCCAAAGGAAAGGGAAGGAGGCGTTGCTTAAAAAACACTCAACTAGATGTAATTCCTCACACATTTTATTTCAATAAATGGGCATGTGCATGTTactgtgcttgttttttttttttttatttctctcgGCCGTTATTTGTGGTCTCAGTGGGAATATAAAAACTTTTCAAGCGTTCACATTGTTAATCGCAAAACATGCTTAAttcaatttgtttgtttatagTAGTACCAAATCACAACTTCAGCAGCTTTTAGAAGGTTTATGACTACAGCTTAAAAATTCTGggttaaaaacaacccaattaTTTGACTCATCCAGTTTgaagttgggttagggttagggttagggttaaaaaacacaataaattgttttttttttttctcccccaaatTGGGGAAGAGGGAAACCAATGtgcagatatatcaaataatacatttttacattGTAGTCAGCACACACCTGCAACAATTTTAAGCAGTTTTAGTAGGCTTTCCCtgacatgtgttttttttttttttttttttaagcagaagCCTAAGGGTGTTTATAATTCCATCTACCTTGACTAGGGACCCAGTTCCAGTTGAAGAAAAACAACCCACCACGCAAGTTTAACAATTTTGTTATATTTGTCTTAAACATATTCTACTTTTTTGGAATAATGGCTagaaagtaataataataatacattattattattattattattattattattattattattattattattattatttgatgaaCTTAACTGCGTGAGCACGTGTCTTCCGCAGGCGCTAATCAGCGCTCGATCGACCGATCGGATCAGAGAACAATCCATCGCCGCATGGTGACGTCACGCCGTTGATCGGTAACACTGGCTGGGCGGTTGGTGGGCGGGCGGCAGATTTCCGCGCGGACGCCACCAGAGGTTGAAGTGCATATATCATTATTCATGATTCCGAGCCGTGCACGCTCTGGTTGAAACGTTTAACATCTAACATAAGGTGCAAGGTGCGGATTTCTACGATCGTTTTGGAAATGTAGCCGCTGTCACGGATGTGGAGGATGAAAAGTAGGATGGATGCCTAAGTGGACGGAGCGTGCCAGGTGTGGCCTGCTTCCAACAGCAACATCTGGCCGGTGAGTCGCACCGACAGCCGCTTTGCCTGGCAGACCGTTCGGCGTGTGCGCGTGCAAAAGAAAAGGGGGTTGACCGGGGAAGGGAGGAGGTATGCGGGGAGCTGCCTGCTTTGCTCGCGTTGGGTCCGGCGAGTCGGTTGACGACCTCGTCCTTGCTTCGCCGGAGGACGGTTTGCGAAACAAAATGCCCTCTGTGCAGTGTGCATGCACTACTGCACATGTAGTCATTGCTTACTGTGGAGATGTCatgtttttaattctattgacaTGCATAgctccgggaaaaaaaaaaaaaaagagaccacGGTTAGATTGCACATTTACGAATTGTAAGGGGACTTCGTTACGTGTCACAAATagacataaaagaaaaaagacaaacattttattttattttttgcagctCAATGGAGCTTTGCATTAGCTGATAATTCTgcagtgatttttttaattctaacacccccgcccccctcccccccagagCTGTATATGCTCACATGTGTTATTGATAGTCTAAACCTGCACGGATTCGGAATTTAAGGTTCTTCCGTCAGTCACCACATTTTTTTCCCGAAGCAATCCAAATGAACCCCAGCGGGATTATGACAGTCGCTAAACCACAAAATGGTCTCTACCTTGTGTAAATACAAATACGTGACAATCCACACGTTTTGTTTTTGCGGTCTCATAGACGCCGCCTCAGCAGCAGCCCACCTCTGGACTCTGAAGCCGCCAGGTATCAGAGATGGAAGAAGTGGACTCGCAAGGAGAGGGGCCAATGGCACTGAGAGAGGGATCGAGTGGCCGCGGCATACCGACGGAGACCGGCGGCGCTTCcaagaccaccaccaccaccaacctgCTGGCTTCTGTTAAAGAACAGGTGGGATGGCACCACACGTCTGCTGTGCTTGTGTACACACATCCACACAACCTTCCCGCCAGCCTGATTGTTTTCATCGCACTGAAGGAGTTGCACCTCTCCGGGGAGTCCATTCAAATTCGCACTGCCTATACACAAATGTAATAATATTTCAAGCTGATTGGGCAATATGGCAACTTGTGCAGTCTATCAAAGTTGAGTCTTGACCAATCACAGCAAAAGAAATCAGGAAGTTAGAAAAGCACAAAGCAGTCTTTTGAGGTAGGAGGCAGTCGGGCCGGTCAGGGAGTTGAGTGAATACCGTGATGTCGCCATCATTCTCTCACAAGTCGATATTGCACTCTGCTTGGATAAACTAAAGCCAGTAATCTttgttgtggggaaaaaaaaatgaaccgcAGTGTTAGCATCAGCAAGTGGAGTAGGCCAGATCTGGAAAGATCAATGCATGGTCACGGTGTAAAGATGCATGGTGCTCCAAAAAATAGTGCACGCTCAGCAAATGCTCCGAAGGGGTCGCGTCAG is a window from the Syngnathus scovelli strain Florida chromosome 2, RoL_Ssco_1.2, whole genome shotgun sequence genome containing:
- the c2h7orf57 gene encoding uncharacterized protein C7orf57 homolog, which codes for MSAVVPNHRRTKPGGIKPGAASTGVTGPTSQIPGLSQTADESTAVERVTGRRVGILESDSDYVKLAKQGGHKGLLSHDNDEDDKPKAAYSPNNWFSGDDSNSSSKATSPNGQAKGGKQPLLAPFGTDNSSSWERDPHIVTHDKDKMSPDGTAAQLEGLSVSNKYKRTSHDKQMPPVSMTKLLSHGYVEDKKKSPNDDDASSVTSEQTSTVATEDVDDLD